One window from the genome of Metabacillus flavus encodes:
- a CDS encoding glyceraldehyde-3-phosphate dehydrogenase, translating to MNVNVAINGFGRIGRMVFRKAIMGEDFRIAAINASYPAETLAHLIKYDTNHGKFEGDVIPAGDHLIVNGHKILLLNNRDPKMLPWRELDVDIVIEATGKFNSKDKAMDHIAAGAKKVVLTAPGKDEDVTIVMGVNEHMLKEEHQIISNASCTTNCLAPVVKVLDEQFGIENGLMTTVHAYTNDQKNIDNPHKDLRRARSCAQSIIPTTTGAAKALSLVLPHLKGKLHGMSLRVPTPNVSLVDLVVDLKREITASEINEAFSNAASGPMEGIIRFTAEPLVSVDFNTDPHSAIIDGLSTIVIEGKKVKVLAWYDNEWGYSCRVVDLVNLAAISLRKPLNV from the coding sequence ATGAACGTAAATGTAGCCATTAACGGGTTTGGAAGAATAGGCAGGATGGTATTTCGCAAGGCGATTATGGGTGAAGATTTTCGTATTGCCGCAATCAATGCGAGCTATCCGGCTGAAACTCTTGCACATCTGATTAAATATGATACAAACCACGGGAAATTCGAAGGAGACGTTATTCCAGCTGGTGACCACTTAATTGTAAACGGTCACAAAATCCTTCTGCTTAACAATCGGGACCCTAAAATGCTTCCTTGGAGGGAGCTGGATGTGGATATCGTTATTGAAGCTACAGGAAAGTTCAATTCGAAGGACAAAGCGATGGATCACATTGCTGCCGGTGCAAAGAAGGTTGTCCTGACTGCTCCCGGCAAAGATGAGGACGTTACGATTGTTATGGGTGTCAATGAGCACATGCTAAAAGAGGAGCATCAAATCATTTCAAATGCATCCTGCACAACGAACTGCCTTGCTCCGGTCGTAAAGGTACTTGACGAGCAGTTTGGTATTGAGAACGGACTGATGACAACGGTCCATGCATATACAAATGACCAGAAGAATATAGATAATCCTCACAAAGATTTAAGACGTGCGCGGTCGTGTGCACAATCCATTATTCCTACAACAACCGGAGCAGCAAAAGCACTTTCGCTTGTGCTGCCTCATTTAAAAGGTAAACTGCATGGGATGTCACTTCGAGTTCCAACACCAAACGTATCTCTCGTCGACCTGGTCGTTGATTTAAAACGGGAAATAACAGCAAGTGAAATCAACGAAGCCTTTTCAAATGCGGCTTCAGGACCGATGGAGGGCATCATCCGATTCACAGCGGAGCCTTTGGTTTCGGTCGATTTTAATACAGATCCGCATTCCGCTATTATTGATGGACTTTCTACCATTGTCATCGAAGGGAAAAAAGTAAAGGTTCTGGCCTGGTACGATAACGAATGGGGCTATTCCTGCAGGGTTGTGGATTTAGTCAATCTTGCTGCAATTAGTCTGAGGAAGCCGTTAAATGTATAA
- the polA gene encoding DNA polymerase I, giving the protein MASKKLVLIDGNSIAYRAFFALPLLNNDKGVHTNAVYGFTMILMRILEEEQPTHMLVAFDAGKTTFRHKTYSEYKGGRQKTPPELSEQFPFIHELLDVYKIPRYQLENYEADDIIGTLSKQAEEDGFEVKVISGDKDLTQLASEHVTISITKKGITEVDSYTPEFVKEKYGLTPDQIIDMKGLMGDSSDNIPGVQGIGEKTAIKLLKEYGTVENVLESLDQLKGKLKERLETHREDAIMSKELATINLNTPITISIDDILYSGYNPQEVLPVFRELGFKTLIDKFDTGSETDEPEEIEELPFVAAEEITDEMLVDDSIFVVEVWNENYHRSDIAGFAIINENGRYYLPFGLAMDSGPFRKWAENEHMRKTVFDAKRSIVALKWKGIELAGVDFDVLLASYILDASQTVEDVAGIAKMKGISGARTDESVYSKGAKRKLPENDVLGDHLVRKGEALRKLSKVLEKELRENDQYELYHDLEMPLAIILGKMEAIGVKVDVNKLKEMGADLAQQLQALENKIHGLAGESFNINSPKQLGVILFEKLELPPVKKTKTGYSTSADVLEKLADRHEIVEQILLYRQLGKLQSTYIEGLLKVVHEDTHKVHTRFNQALTQTGRLSSTDPNLQNIPIRLEEGRKIREAFVPSKEGWVIFAADYSQIELRVLAHIAQDKNLMEAFRNDMDVHTKTAMDVFHVEMDEVTSNMRRQAKAVNFGIVYGISDYGLSQSLGITRKEASEFISRYLESFDGVKEYMDDIVRDAKQKGYVSTLLQRRRYLPEITSRNFNLRSFAERTAMNTPIQGSAADIIKKAMIDMARELEEQGLQSNLLLQVHDELIFEAPPEEIEILKKLVPQVMEHAVELDVPLKVDYAYGDSWYDAK; this is encoded by the coding sequence TTGGCCAGTAAAAAATTAGTCCTGATTGACGGGAACAGCATTGCTTACCGGGCTTTTTTCGCATTGCCTCTGCTGAATAACGACAAAGGTGTACATACGAATGCCGTTTATGGCTTCACCATGATTTTGATGAGAATTTTAGAGGAAGAGCAGCCTACCCATATGCTTGTGGCGTTCGACGCGGGCAAGACAACCTTCAGACATAAAACGTATTCAGAATATAAGGGCGGCAGACAAAAGACTCCGCCGGAGCTCTCAGAGCAGTTTCCATTTATCCACGAACTGCTGGATGTCTATAAAATCCCGCGTTATCAGCTGGAGAATTACGAAGCTGATGATATTATCGGGACCCTATCCAAACAGGCTGAAGAAGATGGATTTGAAGTGAAAGTCATTTCAGGGGACAAGGATTTAACTCAGCTTGCAAGCGAGCATGTGACAATTTCTATTACAAAAAAAGGAATTACGGAGGTTGATTCCTATACTCCTGAATTTGTGAAAGAAAAGTATGGACTGACACCTGATCAGATCATCGATATGAAGGGTCTTATGGGAGACAGCTCGGATAACATTCCAGGGGTGCAGGGGATCGGCGAAAAAACAGCCATTAAACTTTTGAAAGAGTACGGTACGGTTGAAAATGTACTTGAGTCGCTTGATCAGCTTAAAGGAAAACTGAAAGAGCGCCTGGAAACTCATCGCGAGGATGCAATAATGAGCAAGGAGCTCGCAACGATAAACCTCAATACACCCATTACGATTTCAATTGATGACATTCTATACAGCGGCTATAATCCGCAGGAAGTTCTCCCTGTTTTCAGAGAACTTGGTTTTAAAACACTGATTGATAAATTTGATACGGGTTCTGAAACAGATGAACCGGAAGAAATTGAAGAGCTGCCATTCGTTGCTGCTGAGGAAATAACAGATGAGATGCTTGTGGATGATTCCATTTTCGTTGTTGAGGTATGGAATGAAAATTATCACCGAAGCGATATAGCGGGTTTCGCCATTATTAACGAAAACGGCCGTTATTATCTTCCTTTTGGACTGGCTATGGATTCCGGCCCTTTCAGAAAATGGGCAGAAAATGAGCACATGAGAAAAACGGTTTTTGACGCTAAACGATCAATTGTCGCCCTGAAATGGAAAGGTATTGAGCTAGCCGGAGTGGATTTTGATGTGCTCCTCGCTTCTTATATTCTTGATGCCTCCCAAACGGTTGAAGACGTAGCTGGAATCGCCAAGATGAAAGGAATCAGCGGGGCGAGAACGGATGAATCCGTTTACAGTAAAGGAGCAAAGCGAAAACTTCCGGAAAATGACGTTCTTGGCGACCATCTTGTCCGTAAGGGGGAAGCTCTCAGAAAGCTAAGCAAAGTCCTGGAGAAAGAGCTCCGTGAAAATGATCAGTACGAGCTTTATCATGATCTGGAAATGCCGCTTGCGATTATCCTTGGTAAGATGGAAGCAATCGGGGTCAAAGTAGATGTGAATAAATTGAAGGAAATGGGTGCGGACTTGGCCCAGCAGCTGCAGGCGCTTGAAAATAAAATCCATGGTCTTGCCGGAGAGTCCTTCAATATTAATTCACCGAAGCAACTGGGAGTCATTTTGTTCGAAAAATTGGAGCTGCCCCCTGTGAAAAAAACGAAAACAGGCTATTCAACGTCAGCTGATGTTCTTGAAAAGCTTGCTGACCGGCATGAAATAGTCGAGCAAATTCTTTTATACAGACAGCTCGGCAAGCTTCAATCTACTTATATCGAAGGGCTTTTGAAAGTGGTTCACGAGGATACCCATAAAGTTCACACCCGGTTCAATCAGGCTCTTACCCAGACCGGCCGTCTAAGCTCGACCGACCCAAATCTTCAAAACATCCCTATCCGTCTTGAAGAAGGCCGGAAAATCCGTGAGGCGTTCGTTCCCTCAAAAGAAGGCTGGGTGATCTTTGCTGCTGATTACTCACAGATTGAACTGAGAGTCCTTGCGCATATTGCTCAGGATAAAAACTTGATGGAAGCGTTCCGTAATGACATGGATGTTCACACGAAGACTGCCATGGACGTTTTCCACGTGGAAATGGACGAAGTGACCTCGAACATGAGGCGGCAGGCAAAAGCCGTAAACTTCGGCATTGTATACGGTATCAGTGATTACGGACTCTCTCAAAGCCTAGGCATTACAAGAAAAGAAGCATCTGAGTTTATTAGCCGCTATTTAGAAAGCTTTGATGGGGTCAAAGAATATATGGATGATATCGTTAGAGACGCGAAGCAGAAGGGCTATGTTTCCACCCTGCTGCAGCGCAGACGCTATTTGCCGGAAATCACAAGCCGTAACTTTAACCTTCGCAGCTTTGCAGAGCGGACAGCAATGAATACACCAATCCAGGGAAGTGCTGCTGATATCATTAAAAAAGCAATGATTGATATGGCGAGAGAGCTTGAAGAACAAGGACTTCAGTCCAATCTCCTTCTTCAAGTGCACGATGAACTGATTTTTGAAGCGCCACCTGAAGAGATCGAAATTCTAAAAAAACTGGTGCCGCAGGTCATGGAGCATGCAGTTGAGCTGGATGTTCCATTAAAAGTGGATTATGCCTACGGAGATTCCTGGTATGATGCAAAGTAG
- the coaE gene encoding dephospho-CoA kinase (Dephospho-CoA kinase (CoaE) performs the final step in coenzyme A biosynthesis.), translating to MTLVIGLTGGIASGKSTVSSLLKELGFPIVDADVIAKEAVDQGKPAYSRIAEVFGHRVLQDDGAIDRAKLGSEIFADPEKRKMLNEIVHPEVRKEMIRQRDEYIQQGSKAVILDIPLLFESRLAHFADKSLLVYVTPETQLERLMKRNGYAQKEAQQRIDSQMPLDEKKLLADEVLDNNGTREETEVQLLGILRKWKISE from the coding sequence ATGACACTAGTAATTGGCTTGACGGGAGGTATTGCCAGCGGTAAAAGCACCGTTTCCTCCCTATTGAAGGAGCTTGGCTTCCCGATTGTCGATGCAGATGTAATTGCAAAAGAAGCCGTCGATCAAGGGAAACCTGCCTATAGCAGAATTGCTGAAGTCTTCGGCCATCGTGTTTTGCAGGATGATGGTGCGATTGACAGAGCTAAGCTTGGAAGTGAAATTTTTGCTGATCCTGAAAAAAGGAAGATGCTGAATGAGATTGTTCATCCGGAGGTCAGAAAAGAAATGATCCGCCAGCGGGATGAATATATACAGCAAGGCAGCAAAGCGGTCATTCTTGATATTCCGCTTCTTTTTGAAAGCAGGCTCGCCCATTTTGCCGACAAGAGCCTTCTTGTATATGTGACCCCTGAAACTCAGCTGGAGCGTTTGATGAAAAGAAACGGCTATGCCCAAAAAGAAGCTCAGCAGCGGATTGATTCGCAAATGCCGCTTGATGAAAAGAAATTACTTGCAGATGAAGTGCTCGATAACAATGGAACAAGGGAAGAAACGGAAGTTCAGCTTCTCGGGATTCTTAGAAAATGGAAAATCAGCGAGTAA
- the ytaF gene encoding sporulation membrane protein YtaF — MTSISLFIMAFAISLDSFSVGFSYGLKKMKIPIKSLLIIALCSAFSLLAAMLLGHLLSSFIDPEWTKRMGGIILIGIGAWVLYQFFRPSKDLTREEREKTLFNLEIKSLGIVIHILKRPSTADLDGSGHIAGIEALLLGTALSLDAFGAGFGAALLGFSPYVMSVTAAVMSSVFLLAGIKSGHLFSKWSWIEKFSCLPGILLIFVGFWKL; from the coding sequence ATGACATCCATTTCACTTTTTATTATGGCTTTTGCCATAAGTCTGGACAGTTTTTCTGTCGGATTCAGCTACGGACTGAAGAAAATGAAAATCCCGATAAAATCACTGCTCATTATTGCTTTATGCTCTGCTTTTAGTTTGCTTGCGGCCATGCTGCTTGGCCATTTGCTCAGCTCATTTATTGATCCGGAATGGACAAAAAGAATGGGCGGGATCATTTTGATCGGAATCGGAGCATGGGTGCTATACCAATTTTTCAGGCCTTCCAAAGACCTTACTAGAGAAGAACGGGAAAAAACACTTTTTAACCTGGAAATCAAATCACTGGGAATTGTAATCCACATATTGAAAAGACCATCAACAGCTGATTTGGATGGCTCCGGCCATATTGCCGGGATAGAAGCGCTGCTGCTGGGGACTGCATTGTCTTTGGATGCTTTTGGTGCCGGCTTCGGGGCTGCATTGCTTGGGTTTTCGCCTTATGTTATGAGTGTGACAGCTGCCGTAATGAGTTCCGTCTTTCTGCTTGCTGGCATCAAATCAGGCCATCTGTTCTCAAAATGGTCATGGATTGAAAAATTCAGCTGTCTTCCCGGAATTCTCTTAATCTTTGTGGGCTTTTGGAAGCTATAA
- the speD gene encoding adenosylmethionine decarboxylase — protein sequence METMGRHVISELWGCDFDKLNDMDYIEKTFVNAALKSGAEVREVAFHKFAPQGVSGVVIISESHLTIHSFPEHGYASIDVYTCGDLNPNIAADYIAEALSAQTRENIEIPRGMGPVQVKQSQAKAQ from the coding sequence ATGGAAACAATGGGACGACACGTAATCTCAGAACTATGGGGCTGTGATTTCGATAAGTTGAACGACATGGATTATATTGAAAAAACGTTTGTTAATGCTGCTTTAAAGTCTGGTGCAGAAGTTAGAGAGGTAGCTTTTCATAAATTTGCTCCACAAGGTGTGAGCGGGGTTGTTATTATTTCTGAATCCCACCTAACCATTCACAGTTTTCCTGAACATGGGTATGCGAGTATTGACGTATATACATGCGGAGATTTAAATCCGAATATTGCTGCCGACTACATTGCTGAGGCACTTAGTGCACAAACGCGTGAGAATATCGAAATTCCTCGCGGCATGGGACCTGTTCAAGTAAAACAGTCTCAAGCAAAAGCTCAGTAA
- a CDS encoding cytosolic protein: protein MSLLKKVQAFFSAHSETAEAHNDPELRSRYYKATAKKAMDAVQAAAAVRGGCKVTSVSEERGEISVQIQKPKSALLVATVISVRPFETAIDFSVSSDTALPTDFGYSRKVILEFQQKLDGELKFVGSGLNSGK from the coding sequence ATGAGTCTATTAAAAAAAGTACAAGCATTCTTTTCAGCACATAGCGAAACAGCTGAGGCGCATAATGATCCTGAATTGAGAAGCCGTTATTATAAAGCGACGGCCAAAAAAGCAATGGACGCAGTACAGGCTGCAGCAGCTGTCAGAGGCGGCTGTAAAGTTACATCCGTTTCAGAGGAGCGCGGGGAAATCAGTGTTCAGATTCAAAAACCTAAATCAGCTCTTTTGGTCGCGACTGTTATTTCTGTAAGACCATTTGAGACGGCCATTGATTTTTCTGTTTCATCCGACACTGCCCTTCCGACAGATTTCGGCTACAGCAGAAAAGTTATTCTGGAATTTCAGCAGAAATTAGACGGCGAATTAAAATTTGTCGGCTCCGGACTGAATTCCGGCAAATAA
- the mutM gene encoding DNA-formamidopyrimidine glycosylase: MPELPEVETVRRTLSELIIGKSIAEIEVRWPKMIKRPDDVLQFQDALKGQTIQDIGRRGKFLMFSLDDYVLVSHLRMEGKYGLYQDGEEAGKHTHVIFRFSDGTHLRYDDVRKFGTMHLFEKGTEQLDLPLSQLGPEPFSDEFSRDYLAEKLSRTNRMIKVVLLDQRIVTGLGNIYVDEALFRAGVHPDKPAKELSIEEINVLRDKIIETLNEAVEQGGSTIRSYLNSQGKMGMFQLKLYVYGRKGEPCKQCGTPIEKKTTGGRGTHYCPNCQPLDAGVSADA; encoded by the coding sequence GTGCCTGAATTACCGGAAGTAGAAACCGTCAGAAGAACACTTTCTGAACTTATAATAGGGAAGTCCATCGCGGAAATCGAAGTTCGCTGGCCGAAGATGATTAAACGGCCGGATGATGTTCTGCAGTTTCAGGATGCGCTAAAGGGACAGACGATTCAGGATATAGGAAGAAGAGGGAAATTTCTTATGTTTTCACTGGATGATTATGTCCTGGTTTCACACCTTCGAATGGAAGGGAAGTATGGGCTTTACCAGGATGGGGAAGAGGCAGGAAAGCATACACACGTAATTTTCCGCTTCAGTGACGGCACCCATTTGAGATATGATGACGTAAGGAAATTCGGGACGATGCATCTTTTTGAAAAAGGAACAGAGCAGCTGGATCTTCCTTTATCCCAGCTTGGTCCTGAACCCTTTTCGGATGAGTTTTCCCGAGACTATTTAGCCGAAAAGCTTTCACGGACAAATCGGATGATCAAAGTCGTGCTCCTTGATCAGCGGATCGTGACCGGCCTCGGCAATATATATGTGGATGAAGCATTGTTCAGAGCAGGTGTTCATCCTGACAAACCAGCTAAAGAATTATCAATTGAGGAAATAAACGTTCTGAGGGACAAAATTATTGAAACGCTTAATGAAGCGGTTGAGCAAGGCGGAAGCACCATTCGCTCTTATCTCAATTCCCAAGGGAAAATGGGGATGTTCCAGCTGAAGCTTTACGTTTATGGAAGAAAAGGAGAGCCGTGCAAACAATGCGGAACTCCTATTGAGAAGAAAACGACCGGCGGGAGAGGAACTCATTACTGTCCGAACTGCCAGCCGCTTGACGCGGGTGTCAGTGCTGATGCTTAA
- the hflK gene encoding FtsH protease activity modulator HflK — protein sequence MTLKRLYTLTGLAAVIVIAIILAFTTWFTVDESDQAVIMTLGEVQDTVTESGLHVKWPWPIQKVEKLSKETFSLQFGYEEKDGDVKDFPAETKMITGDENIVLADMVVQWKISDPKKFLFASEEPEEILYDSTSSSLRSIIGSSKIDDALTSGKADIEKEVQELLGELMAKYDIGISILAVKLQDVDLPNEEVRKSFTNVTDARETMNTKINEAKKYENQKREEALGEKDAIISKAQGDKTARIQKAIGETSKFNALFAEYKNAKELTQKRLILETIDQVLPNAQIYIMKDDGNTMKYLPLIDPSKGSQAAQQPAVPKASEEGSGKKDGQ from the coding sequence ATGACACTCAAACGATTGTACACACTGACAGGACTTGCTGCCGTAATTGTGATAGCTATTATCCTTGCATTTACCACTTGGTTTACAGTTGACGAGTCCGATCAGGCTGTCATTATGACATTGGGAGAAGTTCAGGATACGGTTACAGAATCAGGTTTGCACGTAAAGTGGCCTTGGCCGATTCAAAAGGTTGAGAAACTTTCTAAAGAGACATTCAGTCTGCAATTTGGCTATGAGGAAAAAGATGGCGATGTAAAAGATTTCCCTGCAGAAACTAAAATGATTACGGGTGATGAGAACATTGTTCTAGCCGACATGGTCGTTCAGTGGAAAATCTCTGATCCTAAGAAATTTTTATTCGCTTCAGAAGAACCGGAAGAAATCCTGTATGATTCCACATCTTCTTCTTTAAGAAGCATCATTGGAAGCTCAAAAATAGATGACGCGCTTACTTCAGGAAAAGCGGACATTGAAAAGGAAGTGCAGGAGCTCTTAGGAGAACTGATGGCTAAATATGATATTGGGATTTCGATTTTAGCGGTTAAGCTTCAGGATGTGGATTTGCCGAATGAGGAAGTCAGAAAATCGTTTACAAATGTAACGGACGCCAGGGAAACGATGAATACAAAAATAAATGAAGCAAAGAAATATGAAAATCAAAAAAGAGAAGAAGCACTTGGAGAAAAGGATGCCATCATCTCTAAAGCACAGGGGGATAAAACCGCACGTATTCAGAAGGCAATAGGTGAAACCTCTAAATTCAACGCTTTATTCGCTGAATACAAAAACGCCAAGGAGCTTACTCAAAAGCGTTTGATTCTTGAGACGATCGACCAGGTTTTGCCGAACGCGCAAATTTACATTATGAAGGATGATGGCAATACAATGAAATACCTGCCGCTAATCGATCCTTCCAAAGGTTCACAAGCTGCCCAGCAGCCAGCTGTACCGAAAGCTTCAGAAGAAGGGAGCGGCAAAAAAGATGGCCAATGA
- the hflC gene encoding protease modulator HflC, with product MANENIVNFKERIPGGYSKFIRFGLFLIICAVLLIVLFSSIFIVQENEYKVVRQFGEVVNIIEKPGLHAKIPLVQSVSSLPKYQMTYDVKEAEINTKDKKRMIIDNYAVWKIKDPKKLISNARNMVNAEAKMAEFVFSSIRSELGQLNYDEIINDEKSSRGSLNDKVTALVNDSLERDQYGIIVTDVRIKRTDLPEANEKSVYTRMISERDSTAQEYLSKGDADKNRITANADKLVKETLAKAESDADVIRGQGEQEAAKIYNKAYSADTGFYGLYRTLESYKKTIDGETVIIIPFDSPYAQTLLGQTN from the coding sequence ATGGCCAATGAAAACATCGTAAATTTTAAAGAAAGAATTCCAGGCGGCTATTCAAAGTTCATCCGCTTTGGATTGTTTCTAATCATCTGCGCTGTGCTTCTGATTGTCCTGTTCTCCAGCATTTTTATCGTGCAGGAAAATGAATACAAAGTGGTCCGGCAGTTCGGAGAAGTTGTGAACATAATTGAGAAACCGGGTCTTCATGCGAAAATCCCTCTAGTTCAAAGTGTTTCTTCTCTCCCGAAATATCAGATGACCTATGACGTAAAAGAGGCTGAAATTAACACAAAGGATAAAAAGCGCATGATTATCGATAATTATGCTGTTTGGAAAATCAAAGACCCGAAAAAACTCATTTCCAATGCCCGCAATATGGTGAACGCAGAAGCAAAAATGGCAGAATTCGTTTTTTCCTCTATCCGATCAGAATTGGGGCAGCTGAATTACGATGAGATTATCAACGACGAAAAATCCTCAAGAGGAAGCTTGAATGACAAAGTGACCGCGCTCGTGAATGATTCACTGGAACGGGATCAATATGGAATCATCGTAACGGATGTAAGGATTAAAAGAACCGACCTTCCCGAAGCCAATGAAAAATCGGTCTACACAAGAATGATTTCAGAACGGGATTCTACTGCGCAGGAGTATCTGTCAAAGGGTGACGCGGACAAAAACAGAATAACTGCCAATGCAGATAAACTCGTGAAGGAAACCCTCGCAAAAGCAGAGTCGGATGCGGATGTCATCAGAGGGCAGGGGGAGCAGGAAGCAGCTAAAATCTATAACAAAGCCTACTCGGCTGACACGGGATTTTACGGGCTGTACCGGACATTGGAGTCCTATAAGAAGACAATAGACGGAGAAACCGTCATCATCATTCCATTTGATTCTCCATATGCTCAAACCCTGCTCGGGCAGACAAACTGA
- the nrdR gene encoding transcriptional regulator NrdR — MKCPTCHNQGTRVLDSRPVEEGKAIRRRRECEDCQYRFTTFEKVEEIPLIVVKKEGTREEFSREKMLRGLIKACEKRPVPLTKLEEIVQDIEKELRNNGVSEVKSESVGEMVMDRLAQVDEVAYVRFASVYRQFKDINVFIDELKELIKRESN, encoded by the coding sequence ATGAAGTGTCCTACTTGTCATAATCAGGGTACACGGGTGCTTGATTCCCGCCCAGTTGAGGAAGGCAAAGCCATCCGGAGGAGACGCGAGTGCGAAGATTGCCAATACCGGTTTACGACATTCGAAAAAGTGGAAGAGATTCCGCTGATCGTGGTAAAAAAGGAAGGTACGCGCGAAGAATTCAGCAGAGAAAAAATGCTGCGCGGTCTTATAAAAGCATGTGAAAAGAGACCTGTCCCCCTGACAAAGCTTGAGGAGATTGTACAGGATATTGAAAAAGAATTAAGAAACAATGGTGTTTCAGAAGTGAAGAGCGAAAGTGTTGGAGAAATGGTCATGGACCGGCTTGCCCAAGTGGATGAAGTCGCCTATGTACGCTTTGCTTCTGTGTACAGACAATTCAAGGATATTAACGTTTTTATAGATGAGTTAAAGGAATTAATTAAGAGGGAAAGCAATTAG